CTCTGCCAGTTTCTGTTTGGTATTGAGGGGGAAATCTGCTTTCATCATCCAGTCGTAATATTGCGGTTCCGCTTTCAGCACGTCTTTTACAGGACGGCCTTTGTATTTACCGAAATTAAAGACTTCCTGACCGCCCTGCATCACCATCCGGCGGGCAAAGTCCACAAATTCTTCTTCTTTGGTAAAGTCTGCCAGTCCGTCGATATCCGGTTGCAGCTGTTCGTAGCGTCCCAGCTGGGCTTCCAGGATCTCGTAGGTAGCCAGCGCGTCTGCTTCTGCGCTGTGGGCATTTTCCAGCAGTTTATCGCAATAAAACTTGTAAGCGGCGCCAAGGGTACGTTTTTCCATCAGGTGGAAGATCCTTTGCACGTCTACAAACTTACGTTTGGATACATCGAACTCCATACCGGCGCGGAGAAACTCCTCCACCAGCAGCGGAATATCGAAACGGTTGGAATTATACCCGGCCAGGTCACAGTTCTCCATGAACATTTTCAGCTCATTGCCCGCCTGTTTAAAGGTAGGCGCGTCTTTCACATCCTCATCCCTGATACCATGAATTGCGGTAGATCCTGCTGGAATCGGCATTCCGGGGTTGATACGCTTAACTTTGGACTGCGTTGTTTTAT
The Chitinophaga sp. MM2321 DNA segment above includes these coding regions:
- a CDS encoding 3'-5' exonuclease, with translation MPSLLLKRPLAVIDLETTGTNVASDRIIEIAIIKVFPDKTTQSKVKRINPGMPIPAGSTAIHGIRDEDVKDAPTFKQAGNELKMFMENCDLAGYNSNRFDIPLLVEEFLRAGMEFDVSKRKFVDVQRIFHLMEKRTLGAAYKFYCDKLLENAHSAEADALATYEILEAQLGRYEQLQPDIDGLADFTKEEEFVDFARRMVMQGGQEVFNFGKYKGRPVKDVLKAEPQYYDWMMKADFPLNTKQKLAEIYHNMMLKKI